One Chitinivibrionales bacterium DNA segment encodes these proteins:
- a CDS encoding MMPL family transporter: MNDREARAAGGPLAYMARNSVAANLIMAIMIVGGLLVFPTIKQEVFPEVTLDMVMITVPYPGASPEEVEQGIILSVEEAVRGIDGVKEVRATAYEGLAQVTAELYSAAPEDRALNDIQSAVDRITSFPTDAEEPTVRLLSPRRQVVSIIIYGAIAPGKLRAIAENFREELLNEENITQVEIDGIPAPQISVEVPMENLRRYNLTLQEIAAIIASASVDIPGGAIETPTGEILLRTTERRRTVEEFKNIAVLAGEDGSRITVGDIADVYEDYEIQDLEAFYDGQRAVRIIVYRVGAETPVEVSNAVHDFVEQARKEVPEQVGLAVWDDSSEIFQDRISLLLKNGLYGLVLVLFILGLFLKINHALWVTVGMGASFCGSFFFMGMLGVSINMISLFAFILVLGIVVDDAIVVGESIFNRRRQGESPLASSIDGVREVAIPVVFSVLTTIIAFGPLLFIPGVMGKLFSNIPLIVIPILLLSLFESLFVLPAHLAHHERKSPWGIIAWLNRRQEGVSKRLEHWIEHSYTPWLKRLVDNRAITLSLALAILIVAFGLVAGGIIKFIFFPKIEGDTATATIELPFGSSLEQTRSVMDQVVAAAQRVEQTIEKAENEQVVTGIFAEAGGMQDEGGPVGEIGEGAAHQGFVTIQLVSAGERSISSRQFSQMWRQETGAIPGVERLAFDFSIGPSGGAALAVELSHSNIDRLEQAAEQLAQTMGEYAGVFDIDDGFRRGKRQIDFRLRPGARALGISEADLARQLRSAWFGAEAVRQQRGREELRVYVRLPREQRISEYSLEQMIIQTRQGGEIPLNQAAYIAPGRSFTTIERKNGRRVVAVTADVNPAVTNAQQVYDNLSKSALPQLKQEFPGLSWERAGQQEEMTEAFGSLRTGMTIALLIMYGVMAMVFQSYIQPIIVMAAIPFGVVGAFLGHLIMGYQLSLVSMLGIVALAGVVVNDSLVLITVINDNRREGMGPFEAVLSGGQRRFRPVLLTSLTTFFGLVPMIFETSLQAKFLIPMALSLGFGVLFVTIIALVIVPSAYMALEDVRKAVVKIAKG; the protein is encoded by the coding sequence ATGAACGACCGGGAAGCCCGCGCTGCCGGCGGTCCGCTGGCGTATATGGCCCGCAACAGTGTTGCAGCCAATCTCATCATGGCAATCATGATCGTTGGCGGATTGCTGGTATTCCCGACAATCAAGCAGGAGGTCTTTCCCGAGGTGACCCTCGATATGGTCATGATTACGGTCCCCTACCCCGGCGCGAGTCCTGAAGAAGTGGAACAGGGCATTATCCTTTCTGTCGAGGAAGCCGTGCGGGGTATCGATGGTGTTAAGGAGGTACGGGCGACCGCGTATGAAGGCCTGGCGCAGGTCACGGCAGAGCTCTATTCGGCCGCGCCCGAGGACCGAGCCCTGAACGATATACAGAGCGCAGTCGACAGGATTACTTCATTTCCCACCGATGCCGAAGAACCGACCGTCAGACTGCTCTCCCCGCGGCGGCAGGTGGTTTCGATCATTATCTACGGAGCTATTGCACCCGGTAAACTTCGTGCAATAGCCGAGAATTTCCGCGAAGAGCTGCTCAATGAAGAAAACATTACGCAGGTAGAAATTGACGGCATTCCTGCTCCGCAGATCAGCGTTGAAGTCCCCATGGAAAATCTCCGCCGCTACAATCTTACGCTGCAGGAGATTGCGGCAATAATCGCCAGTGCCTCGGTGGATATCCCCGGCGGTGCGATCGAGACGCCCACCGGTGAAATACTGCTTCGCACAACAGAGCGCCGCCGGACTGTCGAAGAATTCAAAAATATTGCAGTACTGGCCGGTGAAGACGGCAGCAGGATTACGGTCGGCGATATTGCCGATGTCTATGAAGACTATGAAATCCAGGACCTGGAAGCCTTTTACGATGGACAACGCGCCGTGCGGATCATTGTTTACCGGGTGGGTGCGGAAACGCCTGTCGAAGTTTCCAATGCCGTGCATGATTTTGTCGAGCAGGCCCGCAAAGAGGTACCCGAACAAGTGGGGCTGGCGGTCTGGGATGACAGTTCAGAGATATTCCAGGACCGGATTTCACTGCTCTTGAAGAATGGTCTTTATGGTCTGGTACTTGTACTCTTCATACTGGGGTTGTTCCTCAAAATCAACCATGCCCTCTGGGTGACTGTTGGTATGGGGGCCTCGTTCTGCGGCTCCTTTTTTTTCATGGGCATGCTGGGCGTGTCGATCAACATGATCTCGCTGTTTGCATTCATTTTAGTGCTGGGTATTGTTGTCGATGACGCCATTGTCGTGGGAGAATCGATTTTCAACCGTCGGCGGCAGGGAGAATCCCCCCTGGCATCATCTATTGACGGTGTAAGAGAAGTGGCGATACCGGTTGTCTTTTCGGTCCTCACGACGATTATTGCATTCGGACCGCTGCTGTTTATCCCCGGAGTCATGGGGAAGCTGTTCAGCAATATCCCCCTGATCGTAATCCCTATTCTTCTGCTCTCCCTGTTCGAATCCCTGTTTGTTCTTCCGGCCCATCTCGCCCACCACGAACGGAAATCCCCTTGGGGCATAATCGCCTGGCTGAACCGCCGTCAGGAGGGGGTATCGAAACGGCTGGAGCACTGGATAGAGCATTCCTATACGCCATGGCTGAAACGGCTTGTTGACAATAGAGCAATTACCCTTTCGCTGGCGCTTGCTATCCTCATTGTTGCCTTTGGCCTGGTTGCCGGGGGTATTATCAAGTTCATTTTTTTTCCTAAAATCGAAGGCGATACTGCCACTGCGACAATCGAACTTCCTTTTGGATCATCCCTGGAGCAGACGCGGTCGGTGATGGACCAGGTGGTCGCTGCTGCGCAGCGCGTGGAGCAGACCATCGAGAAAGCTGAGAATGAGCAGGTGGTAACCGGCATATTTGCCGAAGCCGGCGGCATGCAGGATGAAGGCGGTCCGGTGGGAGAGATCGGCGAAGGCGCCGCGCACCAGGGGTTCGTGACAATCCAACTGGTATCCGCAGGCGAGCGGAGCATTTCCTCTCGTCAATTCTCGCAGATGTGGCGACAGGAGACCGGCGCCATTCCGGGTGTGGAACGTCTGGCCTTTGATTTCAGTATCGGCCCCTCGGGCGGTGCAGCGCTGGCGGTCGAGTTGTCGCATTCCAATATCGACCGGCTTGAACAGGCGGCCGAACAACTGGCGCAGACCATGGGAGAGTATGCAGGGGTATTTGATATCGATGACGGGTTTCGTCGGGGAAAGCGGCAGATTGATTTCAGGCTGCGTCCCGGAGCACGGGCGCTGGGGATATCCGAAGCCGACCTGGCGCGGCAGTTGCGAAGCGCATGGTTTGGCGCAGAAGCGGTAAGGCAGCAGCGCGGCCGTGAAGAGCTCCGGGTCTATGTCCGGCTGCCGCGGGAACAGCGAATATCGGAATACTCGCTCGAACAGATGATCATTCAAACCCGGCAAGGTGGAGAAATCCCCCTGAATCAAGCAGCGTATATTGCGCCGGGCAGATCGTTTACGACAATCGAACGGAAAAACGGACGGCGGGTGGTAGCGGTAACTGCAGATGTCAACCCGGCAGTCACCAATGCACAGCAGGTATACGATAACCTCTCCAAATCGGCGCTCCCCCAGCTCAAACAGGAGTTCCCCGGCCTGAGCTGGGAACGGGCAGGGCAGCAGGAAGAGATGACCGAAGCGTTCGGCTCGCTGAGGACCGGCATGACTATCGCGCTGTTAATCATGTACGGGGTGATGGCCATGGTGTTTCAAAGCTATATCCAGCCGATCATTGTCATGGCGGCAATTCCGTTCGGCGTGGTGGGCGCGTTCCTTGGCCACCTGATCATGGGCTATCAGCTCAGCCTGGTGAGCATGCTCGGGATCGTGGCCCTTGCCGGTGTGGTGGTCAACGATTCACTGGTGCTCATCACGGTAATCAACGATAACCGCCGTGAAGGCATGGGACCGTTCGAGGCCGTTCTCAGCGGCGGGCAACGACGGTTCCGTCCGGTCCTGCTTACCTCCCTGACAACGTTCTTCGGACTGGTCCCCATGATATTCGAAACCTCGCTGCAGGCAAAGTTCCTCATCCCCATGGCCCTGAGCCTCGGGTTCGGGGTGCTGTTTGTGACTATTATCGCGCTGGTAATTGTGCCGTCGGCGTATATGGCTCTGGAGGATGTCAGAAAGGCGGTGGTGAAAATTGCGAAAGGATAA
- a CDS encoding PIN domain-containing protein — protein sequence MIKKIYIDSDIILDLLQVRHPFHDDAFSLFAQIENGIVKGFVSPLVFSNLFYILRKDGNNKSAVDSLIRLKMLLKIVSIGEKIIELALTSSFNDFEDAIQYFTAIECKADCLITRNKKDYKNADIPVLFPDECLKLITQ from the coding sequence GTGATTAAAAAAATCTATATCGATTCTGATATTATATTAGACCTTCTCCAAGTGCGGCACCCTTTTCATGATGATGCATTTTCTCTGTTTGCGCAAATAGAAAATGGTATAGTGAAAGGATTTGTATCCCCATTGGTTTTTTCAAATCTTTTTTATATCCTCCGAAAAGACGGCAACAATAAATCCGCTGTTGATTCATTGATTCGCCTGAAAATGCTGTTAAAAATCGTATCAATTGGAGAAAAAATTATTGAACTTGCCTTAACGTCGTCATTTAATGATTTTGAAGATGCTATCCAATATTTCACAGCGATTGAATGTAAAGCGGATTGTCTTATTACACGGAACAAAAAAGATTACAAGAATGCGGATATTCCTGTTCTCTTTCCCGACGAATGCCTTAAGCTTATTACTCAGTAG